AACCCATTAATCCGTAAGTAATGCCTATCGGTAAATTTAATAGATACCCATTATTTCAGAATGAATCATACACGGTTGATGCTGGTGGTGGTGTAACGGATACCGTTATTGAACAATGGAACGCATGGGCTGAGATAAATGACCGATCAGGAAACACTTACAATGCACAGTCGCAGGATCTGACAGCGTATAATTATCGTGTTCGGGTACGGTTTGATAGCCGGTTTAAGAGTACAACGAAGATGATATACGAAGGACAGGTATGTACTTGCGGATCAGTAAGTATTGAAACAGAGGGAATGAAAAGGTTTATGGTGTTACAATTTTCAAGAACAGACACATTTGTAGATATTTCATAATGGCGCAATCAGTAAGAATAGAAGGGTTAGAAAAGGCACTGGCCAGGTTCGATATTAAAAAGTATGAACCACAAGTACAGGCTTGCTTTAATAATTTTGGGCTGAGGGTTGAACTTGCTGCTAAACAAAATGCACCGGTTGACGAAGGCCATTTAAAGGGTGCTATATTTCAGGAACCTTCCCGCCTGGCAGTAACGGTAGGTTGTTCGGTTGATTACGCTGCTTACCTGGAGTTCGGCACCAGAAAATTCGCTGCTCAGTACGTTTCATCATTGCCTGCAGACTGGCGGCAAGTAGCTGCACGTGCAAAAGGTGGACGTGGTGGATCATTTGAAGAAATGGTATTGAGGATAACTGAATGGGTAAGGCGTAAAGGATTAGGTAACGGGTTTGCCGGTAAAATAGGCGTTACCGGTACATACAGCGTTAAGTCACGCCGTAGGACAGGGTCTAAGGATGTGCAGGCACAGCAGAACAGGCAGGCAGCGTATGCCATTGCTTTGAAGATACTCAGGGAAGGCATACCGGCACAGCCGTATTTATACCCGGCTGTTAACACAAACATACCCATACTGGTAAAAGAACTTAATGCCATAAAGCTATGATTGACGTTAATTACTCTTTGCGGATAGCTTACCAAACGGCACTTAATGAGTGCATACCTGGAGTAGTGGCATTTTACGGGGCTGTACCTGCAACGGTATCTCCGGATACTTATATCATCATTCGGTCAATCACTAATACGGACGCTTCCACAATGAACAGCAGCGATACGGATACAACGGTAACGGTGGAGATACAGACATGGACGGACGGGAGTAACAGCGGATTGACGGCTGATTTGATTGCCAGAGAGGTATTTAACAGGGTACTGCCTAACCCATCCGGGATATTGACAGCAGACGGGATGCAGATCATTTCAACCAGGCTTTTGAATGACGTGAGCCCTCCGCCTATATCCCAGGCAAACAGGGTGTACCAAAGCCGGGTATTGACATTTGGACACAAGATTTATTTACGGTCAGATATTTCATAAAAAATGCAACGATGTTGCAAAAATTGTTAACTTTATAAAAAATTAAAACATGGCAGAGCATAAAATTTCAGCTAACGACATGGTTCTGTTTATCAGCCGGGACGGTGGCGTTACTTTCACCCCGGTTATTTGCTTAACAGAGTTCAATGTTGACCGGTCAACAAATGTTATTGATGCTGCTTCTTTTTGCGGCCCCGATAGTTATCCGGGAGTAAAACAGAATGGTGTTACTTTTTCAGGTCAGGTTATGGAGGATCCATCTACCGGGAATATCAGCACAGATGATTTAACAGATTTATGGACAACGGAGGAAACTATAGACTGGAAAGTAGGTAAGCTGGTTCCTCAAATTGGTGATGAAACTGATTACGGGACTGGATTTATAAGCGAACTTAAAAAATCCGGTTCAGTAAATGATATTGTTAAATTCACCGGGGCTATAGCCGTTTACGGTGTTATGAGCCACACAACCGCAACTTCATAATGAGTTACATACAGGTAGAAATAGGAGGGCGGTTACGTGGTTTAAAATTCAACCAGGGAGCAATTATGTGGATGCAGGATAAGGTTGATTTTGAGAACTACGCTGCAACAGCCGGATATGCAACAGCATGGGGAGGGTTGAAGTCAAACTGCTATGTGAAAGGTGAGGAATTAACAAAGACGGTTAACGGTGTTGAAGTGCCTGCCACGTTTGAAGATGTTTGCGAATGGGTGGATGAACTGGATAAGGATACGGCTTTAAAGATTGCAGATGCATTTAAGGAATCATCCGTGTTTAAAAAGCTGGTTGAAGAAAATGATAAAAAAAAATTAGCGGAAGTGACTACAGAGCCGAGTGTTACAGGGTCGCCTGTGGATGTTTAGGATGGACAGAACATGATTTGTTAGTAAGTAGCCCGGAATCGTTTTATTATGCGGTCGAGGGCTATTATCGTAAAGAGGAAAACCACATGATGCTGATGCGTAACGTGGCTCAGTTTGCATCGGCTGGTTACGTTAAGAGTGAGGATTTTAACCGGTCATGGCCGCTACCGAAGAAACACCAGCAGGACGTTATTAAAAAGGTTTGGGGTAGTGCTGAAGAGGTCAGGAACCTGAGGGCGCAGATCGAAAAGGCACACGGCATAAAACTTAAATTTTCAGGCGATAAATGAGCGATATAAAAATAGTCATAGGGGCGGAGGTTGCCGGGGCTGAGGCAGGGCTTAAAAAGGTACAGGCGCAACTTGCTGGTACTGCTGTAGCTGCTGCAAAGGCAGATAGTGCTATGGTTAAATTAAAAGGTGGTTCATCTCAGGCCACCACTGCTTTATCAAACTTTTCCCGGGTTGTTCAGGATGCCCCTTTCGGCATCATAGGTATTGCAAATAACATAGACCCGTTACTGGAATCATTTCAAAGATTGAAGGTAGAAACAGGAAGCACAAAAGGTGCTTTCCAGGCACTTGCCAGCAGCTTGGCCGGCGCAGGTGGGTTGGCACTTGCCGTATCTGCTGCCACATCTATACTTTCAGTACTGGCAATGAATGGGTTTTTCCGTTCCGGTGATGAGGCTGAAAAGGCGGGCCGGAAGGTAAAGACGTACACAGACTTTTTAAGGCAGTCAACCGATGAAGTGGCAAGGGAACAAACCGAGGTTTTAGGACTGATCGGGGTTCTTAAAAATGAAAATGAAACAAGGGATAGAAAACTAT
This portion of the Chitinophagaceae bacterium genome encodes:
- a CDS encoding phage head closure protein, encoding MPIGKFNRYPLFQNESYTVDAGGGVTDTVIEQWNAWAEINDRSGNTYNAQSQDLTAYNYRVRVRFDSRFKSTTKMIYEGQVCTCGSVSIETEGMKRFMVLQFSRTDTFVDIS
- a CDS encoding HK97 gp10 family phage protein codes for the protein MAQSVRIEGLEKALARFDIKKYEPQVQACFNNFGLRVELAAKQNAPVDEGHLKGAIFQEPSRLAVTVGCSVDYAAYLEFGTRKFAAQYVSSLPADWRQVAARAKGGRGGSFEEMVLRITEWVRRKGLGNGFAGKIGVTGTYSVKSRRRTGSKDVQAQQNRQAAYAIALKILREGIPAQPYLYPAVNTNIPILVKELNAIKL